A region of Myxococcus stipitatus DSM 14675 DNA encodes the following proteins:
- a CDS encoding protoglobin domain-containing protein: MAETLFEELKRYVAFGAEDEQSLVGLHATAQPHFPHIARVFYDRILEHDGARKALEGGESQVGHLKGTLQVWMDQLLRGPWDEAYFALRCRIGRMHVRISLPQHYMFGAMNVLRQELTAVIDTELPGDARTKHRTRTALGRILDLELAIMLHTYREDLLAQQARTERLATFGQLVGSIGHELRNPLGVIETSLYILRSRAGASVDERTHKHLDRIGEQVGIANHIVSDLLDMIRDRPLQRQEVWLDEVWQEALKAVARPEGVSIRTEGLVSLLPVQGDAGQLRQVFVNLLQNAVQALEESGGEVSLVGAPREPGAVELVLEDTGPGVSETVRGRLFEPLITTKARGIGLGLALVRRILERHGGSITYAPRAGAGARFVIQLPTSSQEGPDATLPPAG, from the coding sequence ATGGCGGAAACTTTGTTCGAGGAGCTGAAGCGGTACGTGGCGTTTGGCGCGGAGGACGAGCAGTCCCTCGTCGGACTCCACGCCACCGCGCAGCCGCATTTCCCCCACATCGCGCGCGTCTTCTACGACCGCATCCTGGAGCACGACGGCGCGCGCAAGGCCCTGGAGGGAGGCGAGAGCCAGGTCGGCCACCTGAAGGGCACGTTGCAGGTGTGGATGGACCAGCTCCTCCGGGGGCCTTGGGACGAGGCGTACTTCGCGCTGCGCTGCCGCATCGGCCGCATGCACGTGCGCATCTCCCTGCCGCAGCACTACATGTTCGGCGCGATGAACGTGCTGCGCCAGGAGCTCACCGCGGTCATCGACACGGAGCTCCCGGGAGACGCGCGGACGAAGCACCGCACGCGCACGGCGCTGGGGCGCATCCTGGACCTGGAGCTGGCCATCATGCTCCACACGTACCGCGAGGACCTCCTGGCCCAGCAGGCGCGCACCGAGCGGCTGGCGACGTTCGGGCAGCTCGTGGGCTCCATCGGGCATGAGCTGCGCAATCCCCTGGGCGTCATCGAGACGTCGCTCTACATCCTGCGCAGCCGCGCGGGTGCCTCGGTGGATGAGCGCACGCACAAGCACCTGGACCGCATCGGCGAACAGGTGGGCATCGCCAACCACATCGTCTCCGACCTGCTGGACATGATTCGGGACCGTCCGCTGCAACGCCAGGAGGTCTGGCTGGACGAGGTCTGGCAGGAGGCCCTCAAGGCCGTGGCGCGTCCGGAGGGCGTGAGCATCCGGACGGAGGGCCTGGTCTCGCTGCTGCCGGTGCAGGGGGACGCGGGGCAGCTGCGCCAGGTGTTCGTCAACCTGTTGCAGAACGCGGTGCAGGCGCTGGAGGAGTCGGGCGGAGAGGTGTCGCTGGTGGGCGCGCCTCGCGAGCCGGGCGCGGTGGAGCTGGTCCTGGAGGACACGGGGCCGGGCGTCAGCGAGACCGTCCGCGGGCGCCTCTTCGAGCCGCTGATCACGACCAAGGCGCGAGGCATCGGCCTGGGGCTGGCGCTCGTGCGGCGCATCCTGGAGCGCC